In Chaetodon auriga isolate fChaAug3 chromosome 7, fChaAug3.hap1, whole genome shotgun sequence, a genomic segment contains:
- the vmp1 gene encoding vacuole membrane protein 1 isoform X2, translating to MAANGASCEQPQKRAGAKDKQNGKSADSSVRERRQKDKEDRLSLVVWRRPVTTLHYFLLETLIKLKEWTFKLWQRRGAVFLLLVLCSLFSIAYSTEGTHQQYVAYLEKKFLWCAYWVGLGILSSVGLGTGLHTFLLYLGPHIASVTLAAYECGSTDFPEPPYPDQIVCPQGGGVDGGVSLFSIMSKVRLEACMWGAGTAIGELPPYFMARAARQSGADPDDEDYEEFEEMLEQAEGAQDFVTRAKLGVQHMVQKVGFFGILACASIPNPLFDLAGITCGHFLVPFWTFFGATLIGKAIIKMHIQKLFVIITFSKHIVEQMVSLIGSVPKVGPSLQKPFSQYLEAQRNKLHHAGGSAPADENWLSWVFEKVVLVMVCYFVTSIVNSMAQSYAKRLQQQRHSEEKTK from the exons ATGGCAGCCAATGGAGCGAGCTGTGAACAGCCTCAGAAACGTGCGGGAGCTAAAGACAAACAGAATGGAAAGTCTGCAG ACTCCTCAGTAAGAGAGAGGCGACAGAAAGATAAGGAGGATCGCCTGTCTCTGGTGGTGTGGAGGAGGCCTGTCACCACACTGCATTACTTCCTCCTGGAGACCCTGATCAAGCTAAAGGAGTGGACCTTTAA GCTTTGGCAGCGACGAGGTGCGGTGTTCTTACTTTTGGTGTTATGTTCTCTGTTCTCCATCGCCTACTCCACGGAGGGAACACACCAACAA TATGTTGCATACCTGGAGAAGAAGTTCCTATGGTGTGCCTACTGGGTAGGCCTTGGGATCCTGTCCTCAGTGGGCCTTGGGACTGGCCTGCACACCTTCCTCCTCTATCTG GGTCCTCACATAGCATCTGTAACCCTGGCAGCATACGAGTGTGGCTCCACAGACTTCCCAGAGCCTCCGTATCCGGACCAGATCGTCTGTCCCCAaggtggaggggtggatggaggcGTCTCCCTCTTCTCAATCATGTCAAAGGTCCGCCTGGAGGCCTGCATGTGG GGCGCAGGCACCGCCATCGGAGAGCTGCCTCCATATTTCATGGCCAGAGCGGCTCGTCAGTCGGGCGCTGATCCAGATGATGAAGACTATGAGGAGTTTGAGGAGATGCTGGAGCAGGCCGAGGGCGCTCAG gATTTTGTCACAAGAGCAAAATTGGGAGTCCAGCACATGGTACAGAAAGTGGGATTCTTTGGGATCTTGGCTTGTGCCTCT atccCGAATCCTCTCTTCGACCTGGCTGGAATAACTTGCGGTCATTTCCTGGTTCCCTTCTGGACCTTCTTCGGAGCGACTCTCATTGGGAAAGCCATCATCAAGATGCATATACAG AAACTATTTGTCATCATAACCTTCAGCAAGCACATAGTCGAGCAAATGGTGTCACTCATTGG GTCTGTGCCCAAAGTGGGACCATCACTCCAGAAGCCCTTCAGTCAGTACCTGGAAGCACAGAGGAACAAGCTGCACCACGCTGGGGGAAGTGCACCAGCG GATGAGAACTGGCTGTCGTGGGTGTTTGAGAAGGTGGTGCTGGTCATGGTCTGCTACTTTGTCACTTCCATCGTCAACTCCATGGCTCAGAGCTACGCCAAgcgcctgcagcagcagaggcactCGGAGGAGAAAACCAAGTGA
- the vmp1 gene encoding vacuole membrane protein 1 isoform X1, whose translation MAANGASCEQPQKRAGAKDKQNGKSAADSSVRERRQKDKEDRLSLVVWRRPVTTLHYFLLETLIKLKEWTFKLWQRRGAVFLLLVLCSLFSIAYSTEGTHQQYVAYLEKKFLWCAYWVGLGILSSVGLGTGLHTFLLYLGPHIASVTLAAYECGSTDFPEPPYPDQIVCPQGGGVDGGVSLFSIMSKVRLEACMWGAGTAIGELPPYFMARAARQSGADPDDEDYEEFEEMLEQAEGAQDFVTRAKLGVQHMVQKVGFFGILACASIPNPLFDLAGITCGHFLVPFWTFFGATLIGKAIIKMHIQKLFVIITFSKHIVEQMVSLIGSVPKVGPSLQKPFSQYLEAQRNKLHHAGGSAPADENWLSWVFEKVVLVMVCYFVTSIVNSMAQSYAKRLQQQRHSEEKTK comes from the exons ATGGCAGCCAATGGAGCGAGCTGTGAACAGCCTCAGAAACGTGCGGGAGCTAAAGACAAACAGAATGGAAAGTCTGCAG CAGACTCCTCAGTAAGAGAGAGGCGACAGAAAGATAAGGAGGATCGCCTGTCTCTGGTGGTGTGGAGGAGGCCTGTCACCACACTGCATTACTTCCTCCTGGAGACCCTGATCAAGCTAAAGGAGTGGACCTTTAA GCTTTGGCAGCGACGAGGTGCGGTGTTCTTACTTTTGGTGTTATGTTCTCTGTTCTCCATCGCCTACTCCACGGAGGGAACACACCAACAA TATGTTGCATACCTGGAGAAGAAGTTCCTATGGTGTGCCTACTGGGTAGGCCTTGGGATCCTGTCCTCAGTGGGCCTTGGGACTGGCCTGCACACCTTCCTCCTCTATCTG GGTCCTCACATAGCATCTGTAACCCTGGCAGCATACGAGTGTGGCTCCACAGACTTCCCAGAGCCTCCGTATCCGGACCAGATCGTCTGTCCCCAaggtggaggggtggatggaggcGTCTCCCTCTTCTCAATCATGTCAAAGGTCCGCCTGGAGGCCTGCATGTGG GGCGCAGGCACCGCCATCGGAGAGCTGCCTCCATATTTCATGGCCAGAGCGGCTCGTCAGTCGGGCGCTGATCCAGATGATGAAGACTATGAGGAGTTTGAGGAGATGCTGGAGCAGGCCGAGGGCGCTCAG gATTTTGTCACAAGAGCAAAATTGGGAGTCCAGCACATGGTACAGAAAGTGGGATTCTTTGGGATCTTGGCTTGTGCCTCT atccCGAATCCTCTCTTCGACCTGGCTGGAATAACTTGCGGTCATTTCCTGGTTCCCTTCTGGACCTTCTTCGGAGCGACTCTCATTGGGAAAGCCATCATCAAGATGCATATACAG AAACTATTTGTCATCATAACCTTCAGCAAGCACATAGTCGAGCAAATGGTGTCACTCATTGG GTCTGTGCCCAAAGTGGGACCATCACTCCAGAAGCCCTTCAGTCAGTACCTGGAAGCACAGAGGAACAAGCTGCACCACGCTGGGGGAAGTGCACCAGCG GATGAGAACTGGCTGTCGTGGGTGTTTGAGAAGGTGGTGCTGGTCATGGTCTGCTACTTTGTCACTTCCATCGTCAACTCCATGGCTCAGAGCTACGCCAAgcgcctgcagcagcagaggcactCGGAGGAGAAAACCAAGTGA
- the npat gene encoding protein NPAT: MLLPSDVARLVLGYLQEEGLSSTSQAFIHESPNLKEYADHTTGDGTIPACLFSVFGKGLTTILNEYVATKTKESCHEVPAVMTSLWKKLDFTLNQIKSLQNSPNTSACQRTRSRIGVANMARQRVLTVASAGAVVCSSVSETSAVISPAHISHGMLGHSTPVSYTAPHTRPAAGIETHQQIHDVRLNTPRDSPAQIIISEHRLNPGPLSPGRRKWDTPRKRGGAVSGSSGPGRCATTASSLNAEPQPEEAVDENFPQLVIQNARDKILGDRSLQEKLAENINKILASDPVPQTSKTTSSAVEADQSIDEILGLQGEIHMSDDAIHDILEQTESDPAFQALYDLFDYNKTRFIDGEPGDGDIGSNPEEGDAAGPSPAVRPLLSDDPGATHRDAAASDVAPVTVKTRTGQERKTRKSTTTTTLLKKKVLGPCGKASRIENSSARLLVSHGEHRGASSAAVDSNRKDKASLFNNNVFVTPMDITEPLNTPTLPLNSMAALESALKYSTSTTTTIGDSATVPSSGASAAFAGPDVIPASDMDKKQENKQTQGSKEQLAIAPLALNQPTFLAPVQVELNNTPTLTADLPHMSLSSSVGNTQPVFTLSVTPESASSTTASTAAPFTATSGSPTSASTSATLTATPVSSTPTSPISSSSCAPVGATPDPPSTSHTTPSKATADPNIVSLKIIISDNQEEESSSDPAPQAISSISRDKIPTIYLSSPAKSPGGPGTPKANLDEAAQAVSGLQSSEVHASPLGCKAGAVVASPLTGASQLQQNYIIQLPLDTTTPAVQAATASYFLVTEPPTTDTQTRQVLLSTGVSKGQPLPNQYGVTTPTHAQGFSTGSTLILPSPLKSMMLPVSVVGQNTVGKVQMVSNQLVAIPNTVPVAQSETVKPKSPTMAIKWSTTAGAEQQLTSKSVQPKSTENAGQQDSAKGPRHRRILCFDASSEVEPQTAKTTGTTSPPTTNTVTSQTVQQTEKDNTQLVTRTKPAILGGNKPKRRVQTVRCSADPQTDGGFVREAEKPMPPQQHQKDPVKRNSRKQDHSIQNQEPARASASRVDASKPETLKKSESGKKSKSTDRKHSNDKDGDGAKAKDSHSSNSLSSDSALKSGTRKEKEETSRKELAEKTPAKSCEGRAEKRTPSQEMPSVTANKENEIKGSMQEQQLTPSSSASRDFSPPASTQPTSNPQSQTTKTPSKTISLVKQAAVMLHDIHGLNSPSTPVKRPGADAGLSRISASGCNKEEPPDCPRTPSRQKKGKDGEGTPKHLMPPNTPDVPSCSPASEAGSENSINMAAHTLMILSRAAIARTGTPLKDSLRQEGVGEKLPTSSKNSKKRKPSSPTSSPPPKKDREKKKLVDCFPHDLDVDKFLSSLHYDE, translated from the exons ATGCTGTTACCGTCGGACGTCGCTCGGCTTGTTTTGG GATACCTTCAAGAAGAGGGACTGTCCTCAACGAGCCAAGCTTTCATTCACGAGAGCCCGAACCTGAAGGAGTACGCCGACCACACCACAGGAGATGGGACCATccctgcctgtttgttt TCTGTCTTTGGTAAAGGCCTGACAACCATCTTAAACGAGTATGTGGCCACTAAAACAAAAG AGTCCTGTCATGAGGTACCTGCCGTGATGACTTCATTGTGGAAAAAGCTGGATTTTACACTCAACCAGATAAA ATCATTGCAGAACTCTCCCAATACATCAGCATGTCAAAGAA CTCGTTCACGCATTGGAGTGGCAAACATGGCTCGACAGCGGGTCTTGACCGTGGCTTCGGCTGGTGCTGTTGTCTGCTCATCGGTCTCTGAAACGAGCGCCGTCATCAGCCCTGCACACATCTCCCATGGCATGCTGGGCCACTCCACCCCTGTGAGCTACACCGCCCCGCACACCCGACCAGCTGCTGGCATTGAAACACACCAGCAGATCCACGATGTCAGACTAAATACGCCCA GGGATTCGCCTGCACAGATAATTATCTCAGAACATCGGCTAAATCCAGGCCCATTGTCTCCTGGACGACGGAAATG GGACACCCCCAGGAAGAGAGGTGGAGCTGTGAGTGGGTCCAGTGGCCCTGGCAGATGTGCCACGACTGCCAGTAGCCTGAATGCAGAACCCCAACCTGAGGAGGCAGTCGACGAGAACTTTCCC CAACTTGTGATACAAAATGCACGTGACAAGATATTGGGTGACCGGTCGTTACAAGAGAAGCTTgctgaaaacatcaacaaaatccTCGCCAG TGACCCAGTGCCCCAAACATCAAAGACCACTTCAAGTGCAGTGGAGGCAGACCAGTCTATAGATGAGATCCTCGGATTACAG GGAGAAATCCACATGAGTGATGATGCAATCCATGATATTTTGGAGCAAACGGAGTCTGACCCGGCTTTTCAGGCCCTCTATGACCTCTTCGATTACA acaAAACCAGATTCATTGATGGAGAACCAGGGGATGGAGATATTGGCAGTAATCCAGAAGAGGGTGATGCTGCTGGACCTTCACCTGCAGTCAGACCCCTTCTGAGTGATGATCCAG GTGCTACACACAGAGATGCCGCTGCTTCAGATGTAGCaccagtgacagtgaagacGAGAACTGGACAAGAGCGTAAAACCAGAAAATCtacaaccaccaccaccttgtTGAAGAAGAAAGTCCTTGGCCCCTGTGGCAAAGCATCGAGAATTGAAAACAGTTCAGCCAGATTGTTAGTGAGTCATGGGGAGCACCGAGGTGCCTCGTCTGCTGCAGTGGACTCGAACAGAAAAGACAAGGCCTCACTCTTCAACAACAATGTTTTTGTAACACCAATGGATATTACTGAACCGTTGAATACACCCACCCTTCCTTTAAACAGTATGGCAGCTCTGGAGTCTGCTTTAAAGTACAGCACCTCCACCACAACGACCATCGGCGATTCAGCCACAGTTCCCTCATCAGGAGCCTCTGCTGCATTTGCTGGGCCAGACGTGATACCAGCCTCTGACATGGACAAAAAACAGGAGAATAAACAGACACAAGGATCTAAAGAACAACTTGCTATAGCCCCCTTAGCTCTCAATCAACCTACGTTTTTGGCTCCTGTACAAGTTGAACTGAACAATACTCCAACACTGACTGCAGATCTACCTCATATGTCACTTTCAAGCAGTGTAGGAAACACTCAACCAGTGTTTACTCTGTCAGTAACACCCGAATCTGCCTCTTCCACGACTGCTTCCACTGCGGCACCATTCACAGCAACATCTGGCTCGCCCACATCTGCCTCTACCTCTGCGACACTTACGGCTACACCTGTCTCATCGACACCCACCTCACCcatatcctcctcctcttgtgcCCCAGTTGGTGCAACACCTGATCCTCCATCCACTAGCCACACCACCCCAAGCAAGGCCACTGCTGACCCCAATATAGTTTCTTTGAAGATTATTATCAGTGATAACCAGGAGGAGGAATCCTCCAGTGACCCTGCCCCTCAGGCAATTTCTAGCATTTCCAGAGACAAGATCCCCACCATatatctctcctctccagctaaGTCCCCTGGAGGCCCCGGCACACCAAAGGCTAATTTGGATGAGGCAGCACAGGCAGTTAGTGGCTTGCAAAGCTCTGAGGTGCATGCTAGTCCTCTCGGCTGTAAGGCCGGGGCTGTAGTAGCATCCCCATTAACAGGGGCATCACAGCTCCAGCAAAACTACATCATTCAACTACCCCTGGACACCACCACCCCTGCTGTCCAAGCAGCTACTGCCAGCTATTTCCTTGTGACTGAACCTCCAACTACAGATACTCAAACCAGGCAGGTGCTACTGTCCACTGGTGTCTCTAAGGGACAGCCTTTGCCTAACCAGTATGGGGTCACCACACCAACTCACGCTCAAGGCTTCTCCACAG GGTCAACACTCATCTTACCATCACCTCTTAAGTCTATgatgcttcctgtttctgttgtgGGGCAGAATACTGTGGGGAAGGTCCAGATGGTGTCCAATCAG cttgttGCCATACCAAACACAGTACCAGTAGCACAGTCAGAAACGGTCAAGCCCAAATCTCCCACAATGGCAATCAAATGGTCTACAACTGCTG GCGCTGAGCAACAGCTTACCAGCAAGTCAGTTCAACCTAAATCGACTGAAAACGCAGGCCAGCAGGATTCAGCAAAGGGTCCTCGACATAGGAGAATTTTATGTTTTGACGCCTCTTCAGAAGTTGAACCACAAACTGCTAAAACAACAGGAACCACCTCACCTCCAACTACAAatactgtgacatcacaaactGTCCAGCAGACTGAGAAAGATAATACACAGCTGGTTACTCGAACGAAGCCTGCTATCTTGGGTGGAAACAAGCCCAAGAGGAGGGTACAGACTGTCAGATGCTCAGCAGATCCCCAGACTGATGGAGGCTTtgtgagggaggcagagaagCCCATGCCTCCACAACAGCACCAGAAAGATCCTGTTAAAAGGAACTCTCGCAAACAAGATCATAGCATCCAGAACCAAGAGCCTGCAAGGGCAAGTGCCAGCAGGGTTGATGCCTCAAAACCTGAGACCTTGAAAAAATCCGAATCGGGCAAGAAATCCAAATCTACGGACAGGAAGCACAGTAATGATAAGGATGGTGATGGAGCAAAAGCTAAGGACTCTCATAGTTCCAACTCATTGTCCTCTGATTCTGCACTGAAATCAGGAACtagaaaggagaaagaggagaccAGCAGGAAAGAACTCGCAGAAAAAACTCCTGCCAAGTCATGTGAGGGGCGAGCAGAAAAGAGGACGCCCTCTCAGGAGATGCCGAGTGTGACGGCTAACAAGGAGAATGAAATTAAAGGGAGTATGCAAGAACAGCAGTTAACCCCTTCATCCTCAGCATCAAGAGACTTCAGCCCTCCAGCTAGCACCCAGCCTACATCTAATCCTCAGTCCCAGACTACAAAAACCCCCTCAAAGACCATCTCTCTGGTCAAACAGGCAGCTGTGATGCTGCATGACATCCATGGCCTCAACTCTCCTTCCACCCCAGTCAAGAGACCCGGAGCAGATGCTGGTCTTTCCCGAATCTCTGCATCTGGATGTAACAAAGAGGAGCCCCCTGACTGTCCCAGGACTCCTTCCCGACAGAAGAAGGGTAAAGACGGAGAGGGGACTCCCAAGCATCTAATGCCTCCCAACACCCCGGATGTCCCCTCCTGCAGTCCAGCCAGTGAGGCtggcagtgaaaacagcattaacatggctgctcacacactcatgaTTCTTTCTCGCGCTGCTATTGCCAGGACAGGCACTCCACTCAAGGACAGTTTGCGTCAGGAGGGAGTGGGAGAAAAGTTGCCCACAAGCTCAAAGAACTCCAAGAAACGCAAACCGTCCTCTCCCACAAGCAGCCCGCCTCCGAAGAAAGACCGG gaaaagaagaagCTTGTTGATTGCTTTCCCCATGACTTAGATGTGGATAAGTTCCTGTCTTCGCTTCACTATGATGAGTGA
- the atm gene encoding serine-protein kinase ATM isoform X4: MSLALHDLLVCCRGLESDKATERKKEAERFRRILRTPEVVQELDRTSGLKAKGSKQLSWDAVFRFLQRYVQKETESIQSSKANVTATTLATRQKKMAEMCSLVKYLIRCANKRGPRLKCSELLKHVMDVLESSYSCSAYGEDYSSLLVKDILSVRKYWSFGVVL, translated from the exons ATGAGTCTGGCTCTTCATGATCTCCTGGTCTGCTGCAGGGGCCTGGAGAGTGACAAAGCTACAGAGAGGAAG AAAGAAGCTGAACGTTTTAGACGGATCCTTCGAACTCCAGAGGTTGTGCAGGAGTTGGATCGTACCTCTGGACTTAAAGCTAAAGGCTCCAAGCAACTGTCGTGGGATGCTGTTTTCAG ATTTCTGCAGCGTTATGTccaaaaggagacagagagcatACAGTCGAGTAAAGCCAACGTCACAGCAACTACGCTGGCCACACGGCAGAAGAAGATGGCTGAAATGTGCAGCTTGGTCAAATACTTAATTCGCTGCGCAAACAAAC GTGGGCCTCGTCTAAAGTGCAGCGAGCTGCTGAAACATGTGATGGACGTCCTGGAGAGTTCATACAGCTGTTCAGCCTATGGAGAAGATTACAGCAGCCTCCTAGTAAAGGACATCCTCTCTGTCCGCAAGTACTG GTCTTTTGGAGTTGTACTGTGA